In the genome of Kitasatospora cathayae, one region contains:
- a CDS encoding dodecin, whose translation MTDHVYRVTEIVGSSTESVDAAIRNGVERASRTLRNLDWFEVSQVRGHLEDGRIKHYQVCIKVGFRLED comes from the coding sequence ATGACCGACCACGTGTACCGGGTGACCGAGATCGTCGGGTCCTCGACCGAGAGCGTCGACGCCGCGATCCGCAACGGGGTGGAACGGGCCTCCCGGACGCTGCGCAACCTCGACTGGTTCGAGGTCTCGCAGGTCCGGGGCCACCTGGAGGACGGCCGGATCAAGCACTACCAGGTGTGCATCAAGGTCGGCTTCCGGCTGGAGGACTGA
- a CDS encoding asparaginase, protein MSQSAHPPVLAEVIRSGFTEGRHHGSLVLLAADGSVEFALGDPDAPVFPRSTAKPFQAVATLRAGLAIEGELLALAASSHSAESFHLDGVRTILGSAGLDESALRTPADLPLDETEAELLLGAGGRRAPILMDCSGKHAGWLAACVANGWDTGSYLDPAHPIQELAREALAEGTGETPVHTGVDGCGAPLLAVTLTGLARGYRSLVLAAEGTTQRRVADAMRAHPEYVAGTRRADTWLMRAVPGALSKMGAEAVQVVALPDGRALAFKIDDGAERARGPVLAAALRRLGVTGADDTVERIGAAPLLGGGAPVGEVRAAF, encoded by the coding sequence ATGTCCCAGTCCGCCCACCCGCCCGTGCTCGCCGAGGTCATACGCTCGGGCTTCACCGAGGGCCGCCACCACGGTTCCCTGGTCCTGCTCGCCGCCGACGGCTCGGTGGAGTTCGCGCTCGGTGACCCCGACGCGCCGGTCTTCCCACGCTCGACGGCCAAGCCGTTCCAGGCGGTGGCCACGCTGCGGGCCGGGCTGGCGATCGAGGGCGAGCTGCTGGCGCTGGCGGCCTCCAGCCACTCCGCTGAATCGTTTCACCTCGACGGCGTCCGGACCATCCTGGGCTCCGCCGGCCTCGACGAATCGGCCCTGCGCACCCCGGCCGACCTGCCGCTGGACGAGACCGAGGCGGAGCTGCTGCTCGGCGCCGGCGGGCGGCGCGCCCCGATCCTGATGGACTGCTCCGGCAAGCACGCCGGCTGGCTGGCCGCCTGCGTCGCCAACGGCTGGGACACCGGGAGCTACCTCGACCCGGCGCACCCGATCCAGGAGCTGGCCCGCGAGGCCCTCGCGGAGGGCACCGGCGAGACCCCCGTGCACACCGGCGTGGACGGCTGCGGCGCCCCGCTGCTGGCCGTCACCCTGACCGGCCTGGCCCGCGGCTACCGCAGCCTGGTGCTGGCCGCCGAGGGCACCACGCAGCGCCGGGTGGCCGACGCCATGCGCGCCCACCCCGAGTACGTGGCCGGCACCCGCCGGGCCGACACCTGGCTGATGCGGGCCGTCCCGGGCGCGCTGTCCAAGATGGGCGCCGAGGCCGTCCAGGTGGTCGCGCTGCCGGACGGGCGGGCGCTCGCCTTCAAGATCGACGACGGCGCGGAGCGGGCCCGTGGCCCGGTGCTGGCGGCCGCGCTGCGCCGGCTCGGCGTGACCGGCGCGGACGACACCGTCGAGCGGATCGGCGCGGCCCCGCTGCTCGGCGGCGGCGCCCCGGTCGGCGAGGTCCGGGCGGCCTTCTAG
- a CDS encoding RsiG family protein, with amino-acid sequence MMDASGAAWNRSGQVAQAPGAPSRAAGPDGEPDLERLGLDQLRILRRETLEQEADLSYLRRLLHGRMDILRAELDRRPGGGPAHPARAGGHSAPAAGGEPGGDLLDRLPAILTDAPSTVRRSARHVTLGPPRTQESQLEADALMGDVQLADLAAHPAEELLAALERLRAHEREVSGRRQRLLRTADGCNAEITRRYRDGEARVDDLLSERPL; translated from the coding sequence ATGATGGACGCGAGCGGCGCGGCGTGGAACCGATCCGGGCAGGTGGCGCAGGCCCCCGGGGCCCCCTCCCGGGCGGCGGGCCCGGACGGTGAGCCCGACCTGGAGCGGCTGGGCCTGGACCAGCTGCGGATCCTGCGCCGGGAGACCCTGGAGCAGGAGGCCGACCTGTCCTACCTGCGGCGGCTGCTGCACGGGCGGATGGACATCCTGCGCGCCGAGCTCGACCGGCGCCCCGGCGGCGGCCCCGCCCACCCGGCCCGGGCAGGCGGCCACAGCGCCCCGGCGGCCGGCGGGGAGCCCGGCGGTGACCTGCTGGACCGGCTGCCGGCCATCCTGACCGACGCGCCCTCCACCGTGCGGCGCTCGGCCCGGCACGTCACCCTCGGCCCGCCGCGCACCCAGGAGTCCCAGCTGGAGGCGGACGCGCTGATGGGCGACGTCCAGCTCGCCGACCTCGCCGCGCACCCGGCCGAGGAGCTGCTGGCCGCCCTGGAGCGGCTGCGCGCGCACGAGCGCGAGGTGTCCGGACGGCGCCAGCGACTGTTGCGGACGGCCGACGGTTGCAATGCCGAGATCACCCGCAGGTACCGTGATGGGGAAGCACGGGTCGACGACCTGCTCTCGGAGAGGCCGCTCTGA
- a CDS encoding D-aminoacyl-tRNA deacylase, with protein sequence MRAVVQRVTEARVTVAGETVGAIEGPGLCVLVGVTHEDTPAKAAQLARKLWTLRILPPSPRAEGRADAESGSAGATTVGVGSGAAGGERGSNSVEQSCSDIGGPLLVISQFTLYGDARKGRRPTWTAAAPGPVAEPLVDEVVAQLRALGAKVETGRFGADMRVALVNDGPFTVLVEV encoded by the coding sequence ATGCGAGCAGTGGTGCAGCGAGTGACCGAGGCCCGGGTGACCGTGGCCGGAGAGACCGTCGGCGCGATCGAGGGGCCCGGGCTGTGCGTCCTGGTCGGCGTGACCCACGAGGACACCCCGGCCAAGGCGGCCCAACTGGCCCGCAAGCTCTGGACGCTGCGGATCCTGCCGCCCTCCCCCCGAGCCGAAGGCCGCGCCGACGCCGAAAGCGGGAGCGCCGGAGCGACGACCGTCGGCGTCGGATCCGGAGCGGCCGGAGGCGAGCGGGGGAGTAACAGCGTGGAGCAGAGTTGCTCCGACATCGGCGGCCCGCTGCTGGTGATCAGCCAGTTCACCCTCTACGGCGACGCCCGCAAGGGCCGCCGCCCCACCTGGACCGCGGCCGCCCCCGGGCCGGTCGCCGAGCCGCTGGTGGACGAGGTGGTCGCCCAACTGCGCGCGCTCGGAGCCAAGGTGGAGACGGGCCGGTTCGGCGCCGACATGCGGGTGGCGCTGGTGAACGACGGCCCGTTCACCGTCCTGGTCGAGGTCTGA
- the ygfZ gene encoding CAF17-like 4Fe-4S cluster assembly/insertion protein YgfZ, with amino-acid sequence MKSPLLALPGAVPAEGADEGVAAHYGDIFREQRNLSRGTGFVDLSHRGVVTVTGADRLSWLHLLLTQHVSQLEPQHATEALVLSPNGHVEHALYLVDDGTTTWAHVEPGTQQALVAYLESMKFFYRVEVADATADYAVVHLPAGSTGSVEGAAAVRELPYGRDLFVPRAELAELTAGYGPAAGVWAYEALRIEGHRPRLGFETDHRTIPHEVDWLSTAVHLQKGCYRGQETVARVHNLGRPPRRLVFLHLDGTEESLPPHGTEVRLASDPDGRALGFVTSSARHHELGPIALAIVKRNVPVDAVLLAGTVPGTQDVIVPQ; translated from the coding sequence GTGAAGAGTCCGCTGCTTGCCCTGCCCGGAGCCGTCCCCGCCGAGGGGGCCGACGAGGGCGTCGCCGCCCACTACGGCGACATCTTCCGCGAGCAGCGGAACCTGTCGAGGGGCACCGGCTTCGTCGACCTCTCGCACCGCGGCGTGGTCACCGTCACCGGCGCCGACCGCCTCTCCTGGCTGCACCTGCTGCTCACCCAGCACGTGAGCCAGCTGGAGCCGCAGCACGCCACCGAGGCGCTGGTGCTCTCCCCGAACGGGCACGTCGAGCACGCGCTCTACCTGGTCGACGACGGCACCACCACCTGGGCCCACGTCGAGCCGGGCACCCAGCAGGCGCTGGTGGCCTACCTGGAGAGCATGAAGTTCTTCTACCGGGTGGAGGTCGCCGACGCGACCGCCGACTACGCCGTGGTCCACCTGCCGGCCGGCTCCACCGGCTCCGTCGAGGGCGCCGCCGCCGTCCGCGAACTCCCCTACGGGCGCGACCTGTTCGTGCCTCGCGCCGAACTGGCGGAGCTGACCGCCGGGTACGGCCCGGCGGCCGGGGTCTGGGCGTACGAGGCGCTGCGGATCGAGGGCCACCGGCCCCGGCTCGGCTTCGAGACCGACCACCGGACCATCCCGCACGAGGTGGACTGGCTGAGCACCGCCGTCCACCTGCAGAAGGGCTGTTACCGCGGTCAGGAGACCGTCGCCCGGGTGCACAACCTGGGCCGCCCGCCGCGCCGGCTGGTCTTCCTGCACCTGGACGGCACCGAGGAGTCGCTGCCCCCGCACGGCACCGAGGTGCGGCTGGCCTCCGACCCGGACGGGCGGGCGCTGGGCTTCGTGACCTCCTCGGCCCGGCACCACGAGCTGGGGCCGATCGCACTGGCGATCGTCAAGCGGAACGTCCCGGTGGACGCGGTGCTGCTGGCCGGAACGGTGCCGGGCACCCAGGACGTGATCGTCCCGCAGTGA
- a CDS encoding Fur family transcriptional regulator gives MADTGTTDWQLSGDWKADLRERGYRLTPQRQLVLEAVDVLDHATPDDILCHVRKTASGVNISTVYRTLELLEELGLVSHAHLGHGAPTYHLAGRHHHLHLVCRDCEKVTETGTEIAQPLIDRLREEHGFDTDLKHFAIFGRCADCTAKRADDRS, from the coding sequence GTGGCGGACACCGGCACCACCGACTGGCAGCTCTCCGGCGACTGGAAGGCCGACCTGCGCGAGCGCGGCTACCGGCTCACGCCGCAGCGGCAGCTCGTGCTGGAGGCCGTGGACGTCCTCGACCACGCCACCCCCGACGACATCCTCTGCCACGTCCGCAAGACCGCCAGCGGCGTCAACATCTCCACCGTCTACCGGACCCTGGAGCTGCTGGAGGAGCTGGGCCTGGTCTCGCACGCCCACCTCGGCCACGGCGCCCCGACCTACCACCTGGCCGGCCGCCACCACCACCTGCACCTGGTCTGCCGGGACTGCGAGAAGGTCACCGAGACCGGCACCGAGATCGCCCAGCCGCTGATCGACCGGCTGCGCGAGGAGCACGGTTTCGACACCGATCTCAAGCACTTCGCCATCTTCGGCCGCTGCGCCGACTGCACCGCGAAGCGGGCGGACGACCGGTCGTAA
- a CDS encoding FABP family protein, producing MIEIPSDLHRDVVPLAFLLGTWEGAGVYDFPGTEKCNFGQEIVIRHDGRPFLEFRSRTWVLNEEGEKVRPLENEHAFWRITSNHDGTTGARGIEISSVRDDGTVEIWYGELADGKPQVDVSTDAVARIEGSPEYSGGKRLYGFVNGELLWVGEKAAPNVPLRPYMSAQLKKVLSPAQLIKDINDLPDDGIAFFK from the coding sequence ATGATCGAGATCCCCTCTGACCTCCACAGGGACGTCGTCCCGCTCGCCTTCCTCCTCGGTACCTGGGAGGGCGCGGGCGTGTACGACTTCCCCGGCACGGAGAAGTGCAACTTCGGCCAGGAGATCGTGATCCGGCACGACGGCCGCCCCTTCCTGGAGTTCCGCTCCCGCACCTGGGTGCTGAACGAGGAGGGCGAGAAGGTCCGTCCGCTGGAGAACGAGCACGCGTTCTGGCGCATCACCAGCAACCACGACGGCACCACCGGCGCCCGCGGGATCGAGATCTCCTCCGTCCGCGACGACGGCACGGTCGAGATCTGGTACGGCGAGCTGGCCGACGGCAAGCCGCAGGTCGACGTCTCCACCGACGCGGTGGCCCGGATCGAGGGCTCCCCGGAGTACTCCGGCGGCAAGCGGCTGTACGGCTTCGTCAACGGCGAGCTGCTCTGGGTCGGCGAGAAGGCCGCCCCGAACGTGCCGCTGCGCCCGTACATGTCCGCGCAGCTGAAGAAGGTGCTCAGCCCGGCCCAGCTGATCAAGGACATCAACGACCTGCCGGACGACGGCATCGCATTCTTCAAGTAG
- a CDS encoding DsrE family protein → MSKKLVIKVTAGADAPERCSQAFTVAAVAVASGIEVSLWLTGESSWFALPGRAAEFELPHAAPLPDLLESILAAGSVTLCTQCAARRGIEQKDTVEGVRIAGAQVFVSEITADGVQALVY, encoded by the coding sequence ATGTCGAAGAAGCTCGTCATCAAGGTCACCGCCGGGGCGGACGCGCCGGAGCGGTGCTCGCAGGCCTTCACGGTGGCGGCCGTGGCCGTCGCCAGCGGGATCGAGGTCTCGCTCTGGCTGACCGGGGAGTCCTCCTGGTTCGCCCTGCCGGGGAGGGCGGCGGAGTTCGAGCTGCCGCACGCCGCGCCGCTGCCGGACCTGCTGGAGTCGATCCTGGCGGCCGGCTCGGTGACGCTGTGCACCCAGTGCGCGGCCCGGCGCGGGATCGAGCAGAAGGACACCGTCGAGGGTGTCCGGATCGCGGGCGCGCAGGTCTTCGTCAGCGAGATCACGGCGGACGGCGTCCAGGCGCTCGTCTACTGA
- a CDS encoding DUF3099 domain-containing protein: protein MQTRRRRRYYYAMMGVCLGLFVLAWGVVRFFSVGAAVGLCVVAMVIPPAAAVFANKRDPDDDWWNDPRWDDPKWDDPGHDRDRPDHEPRDKPQ, encoded by the coding sequence GTGCAGACGAGGCGCCGGCGGCGCTACTACTACGCCATGATGGGCGTGTGCCTGGGCCTGTTCGTCCTGGCCTGGGGCGTGGTGCGGTTCTTCTCGGTGGGCGCCGCGGTGGGCCTGTGCGTGGTCGCGATGGTCATCCCGCCCGCCGCGGCGGTGTTCGCCAACAAGCGGGACCCGGACGACGACTGGTGGAACGACCCGCGCTGGGACGACCCGAAGTGGGACGACCCCGGTCACGACCGGGACCGCCCCGACCACGAGCCGCGCGACAAGCCGCAGTAG
- a CDS encoding DUF1416 domain-containing protein, with product MCGAKAGGPDLAGVDVANETIIQGSVTRDGEPVNGYVRLLDEGGEFTAEVPTSATGQFRFFARPGKWTLRALVPGQTVDRQVVASRGTAVEVAIAV from the coding sequence ATGTGCGGTGCGAAGGCCGGCGGCCCGGACCTGGCAGGAGTTGACGTGGCGAACGAGACGATCATCCAGGGTTCGGTGACCCGAGACGGCGAGCCGGTCAACGGCTACGTCCGGCTGCTGGACGAGGGCGGCGAGTTCACGGCCGAGGTCCCCACCTCGGCGACCGGCCAGTTCCGGTTCTTCGCCCGCCCGGGCAAGTGGACCCTGCGGGCGCTGGTCCCGGGCCAGACCGTGGACCGTCAGGTGGTGGCCTCCCGGGGCACCGCCGTCGAGGTCGCGATCGCGGTCTGA
- a CDS encoding sulfurtransferase, whose protein sequence is MSRSDVLVDADWVQAHLDDPKVVIVEVDEDTSAYDKNHIRNAVRIDWKKDLQDPVRRDFIDQAGFEALLSAKGIANDDTVVLYGGNNNWFASYAYWYFKLYGHGDVRLLDGGRKKWELDSRDLVSEVPARPATEYTAQAADSSIRAFRDDVVAAIGNLNLVDVRSPDEFSGKLLAPAHLPQEQSQRPGHVPSARNIPWAKNANDDGTFKSDEELKALYEAEGIDLAKDTIAYCRIGERSALTWFVLHELLGQQNVKNYDGSWTEYGSLVGVPIELGSN, encoded by the coding sequence ATGAGCCGCAGCGACGTCCTGGTCGACGCCGACTGGGTCCAGGCCCACCTGGACGACCCGAAGGTCGTCATCGTCGAGGTCGACGAGGACACCTCCGCCTACGACAAGAACCACATCCGCAACGCCGTCCGGATCGACTGGAAGAAGGACCTCCAGGACCCGGTCCGCCGCGACTTCATCGACCAGGCCGGCTTCGAGGCGCTGCTCAGCGCCAAGGGCATCGCCAACGACGACACCGTCGTCCTCTACGGCGGCAACAACAACTGGTTCGCCTCCTACGCCTACTGGTACTTCAAGCTGTACGGCCACGGCGACGTCCGCCTGCTGGACGGCGGCCGCAAGAAGTGGGAGCTGGACTCCCGCGACCTGGTCTCCGAGGTCCCGGCCCGCCCGGCCACCGAGTACACCGCCCAGGCCGCCGACTCCTCGATCCGCGCCTTCCGCGACGACGTGGTCGCCGCCATCGGCAACCTCAACCTGGTCGACGTCCGCTCGCCCGACGAGTTCTCCGGCAAGCTGCTCGCCCCGGCCCACCTCCCGCAGGAGCAGTCGCAGCGCCCCGGCCACGTGCCGAGCGCCCGCAACATCCCGTGGGCCAAGAACGCCAACGACGACGGCACCTTCAAGAGCGACGAGGAGCTCAAGGCCCTGTACGAGGCCGAGGGCATCGACCTGGCGAAGGACACCATCGCGTACTGCCGCATCGGCGAGCGCTCCGCGCTCACCTGGTTCGTGCTGCACGAGCTGCTCGGCCAGCAGAACGTCAAGAACTACGACGGTTCGTGGACCGAGTACGGCAGCCTGGTCGGCGTGCCGATCGAGCTCGGCAGCAACTGA
- a CDS encoding Ms5788A family Cys-rich leader peptide — protein sequence MKRQTDLTKRRAVDLCRVAACLCRMR from the coding sequence ATGAAGCGACAGACGGATCTCACGAAGCGGCGGGCGGTCGACCTGTGCCGCGTGGCCGCCTGTCTGTGTCGAATGCGCTAA
- a CDS encoding LmeA family phospholipid-binding protein has translation MRGWLKATIALVVLSGLLVGADRIAVGVAEDEAADQLVKSGQMSRRPDVTIEGFPFLTQVVSKKLDDVRISSDGLTVRNDGQQVALHSFRAKLSGVEVSDSLNSATVDSGTGSGVISYQDLAQLLPPASQLMGGAPLPGGGNSRLSLSYGGPGKVKASLGPVSVGEATVHNEGNTITVDGLKLSSLAEMFAGLTNRKVEPASFTLDSMPAGLKLAAKDGVTPLPEGLQLSFEGKGVKLLG, from the coding sequence ATGCGCGGATGGCTGAAGGCGACGATCGCCCTGGTGGTGCTCTCCGGGCTGCTGGTGGGCGCGGACCGGATCGCGGTCGGCGTGGCCGAGGACGAGGCCGCCGACCAGCTGGTGAAGAGCGGCCAGATGAGCCGGCGGCCGGACGTCACGATCGAGGGCTTCCCGTTCCTGACCCAGGTGGTCTCGAAGAAGCTGGACGACGTCCGGATCTCCTCGGACGGCCTGACCGTCCGGAACGACGGCCAGCAGGTGGCGCTGCACTCCTTCAGGGCCAAGCTCTCCGGGGTGGAGGTGAGCGACAGCCTGAACAGCGCCACCGTGGACAGCGGCACCGGCAGCGGTGTGATCAGCTACCAGGACCTCGCCCAGCTGCTGCCCCCGGCCTCCCAGTTGATGGGCGGCGCCCCGCTGCCGGGCGGCGGCAACTCCCGGCTGAGCCTGTCGTACGGCGGTCCGGGCAAGGTCAAGGCCTCGCTGGGGCCGGTCTCGGTGGGTGAGGCCACCGTGCACAACGAAGGCAACACCATCACCGTGGACGGCCTCAAGCTGAGCTCGCTGGCCGAGATGTTCGCCGGGCTCACCAACCGGAAGGTCGAGCCGGCCAGTTTCACCCTGGACTCGATGCCGGCCGGGCTGAAGCTGGCCGCGAAGGACGGCGTGACGCCGCTGCCGGAGGGCCTCCAGCTGTCCTTCGAGGGCAAGGGCGTCAAGCTGCTGGGGTGA
- a CDS encoding MoaD/ThiS family protein has translation MGATTEPASGARARGTIRYWAAAKSEAGLAEEPYEAATLAEALAAAKERHADRPKLVRLLGHCSYLVDGAQVGGRDHATVALTEGGTVEVLPPFAGG, from the coding sequence ATGGGCGCGACCACCGAGCCCGCGAGCGGCGCCCGGGCGCGCGGGACGATCCGCTACTGGGCGGCGGCGAAGTCCGAGGCCGGCCTGGCCGAGGAGCCGTACGAGGCGGCGACCCTGGCGGAGGCGCTGGCGGCGGCCAAGGAGCGGCACGCCGACCGGCCGAAGCTCGTCCGGCTGCTCGGGCACTGCTCGTACCTGGTCGACGGCGCGCAGGTGGGCGGCCGGGACCACGCGACCGTGGCCCTGACCGAGGGCGGGACGGTCGAGGTCCTCCCGCCGTTCGCGGGAGGCTGA
- a CDS encoding response regulator transcription factor, giving the protein MSSLLLLTNALQPSAEVLPALGLLLHNVRVAPAEGSALVDTPSADVILVDGRRDLPQIRSLCQLLRSTGIGCPLILVVTEGGLAAVTAEWGIDDVLLDTAGPAEVEARLRLALGRLQVAVDDSPMEIRNGDLSVDEATYSAKLKGRALDLTFKEFELLKYLAQHPGRVFTRAQLLQEVWGYDYFGGTRTVDVHVRRLRAKLGVEHEQLIGTVRNVGYRFVVPEKPEKSERPDLAQRPSAPLEA; this is encoded by the coding sequence ATGAGTTCTCTCCTCCTCCTCACCAACGCGCTGCAGCCGTCCGCCGAAGTGCTGCCGGCCCTCGGCCTGCTGCTGCACAACGTCCGGGTAGCGCCCGCCGAGGGCTCGGCCCTGGTGGACACCCCCAGCGCGGACGTCATCCTGGTCGACGGACGGCGCGACCTGCCGCAGATCCGCAGCCTGTGCCAGCTGCTGCGCTCGACCGGCATCGGCTGTCCGCTGATCCTGGTGGTCACCGAGGGCGGCCTGGCCGCCGTGACCGCCGAATGGGGCATCGACGACGTCCTGCTGGACACCGCCGGCCCGGCCGAGGTCGAGGCCCGGCTGCGGCTCGCGCTCGGCCGTCTCCAGGTCGCCGTCGACGACAGCCCGATGGAGATCCGCAACGGCGACCTCTCGGTCGACGAGGCCACCTACTCCGCCAAGCTCAAGGGCCGGGCACTCGACCTCACCTTCAAGGAGTTCGAGCTGCTCAAGTACCTCGCCCAGCACCCCGGCCGGGTCTTCACCCGGGCCCAGCTGCTGCAGGAGGTCTGGGGCTACGACTACTTCGGCGGCACCCGGACGGTGGACGTGCACGTCCGGCGGCTGCGCGCCAAGCTCGGCGTCGAGCACGAGCAGCTGATCGGTACCGTGCGCAACGTCGGCTACCGCTTCGTCGTCCCGGAGAAGCCCGAGAAGAGCGAGCGCCCGGACCTCGCCCAGCGCCCCTCGGCCCCGCTCGAGGCCTGA
- a CDS encoding LacI family DNA-binding transcriptional regulator: MAKVTRDDVARLAGTSTAVVSYVINNGPRPVAPATREKVLAAIEQLGYRPNSVAQAMASRRTNLIGMVVPDARQPFFAEMAHAVERAASERGKLVLIGNSDYVDDREVHYVRAFLGMRVSGLILVSQGPSQRAAEEFAAMEGAKVVLLHRRPEAIDDVAVVTDDVGGAEAVVRHLLEVHGHPYVACFGGPVESPAPGDPVIDHVEGWQRAMDAHGVPTAPHLIDAPFHRYGAYDVALGVLRRPDRPRAIFCSTDDQAIGVLRAAREVGLRVPEDLAVAGFDDVPEAALADPPLTTVASDRDAMARAAVDLVLDDSLMVPGSDTERVRKFPSRLVIRRSCGCDGAAPGRALPE, translated from the coding sequence GTGGCCAAGGTGACGCGCGACGATGTAGCCCGACTGGCTGGGACCTCGACGGCGGTCGTCAGCTACGTGATCAACAACGGGCCGCGCCCGGTCGCGCCCGCGACCCGGGAGAAGGTCCTCGCGGCGATCGAGCAGCTCGGCTACCGGCCGAACAGCGTCGCCCAGGCGATGGCCTCCCGGCGGACCAACCTGATCGGCATGGTCGTCCCCGACGCCCGCCAGCCCTTCTTCGCCGAGATGGCCCACGCCGTCGAACGGGCCGCCTCCGAGCGCGGCAAGCTCGTGCTGATCGGCAACTCCGACTACGTCGACGACCGCGAGGTCCACTACGTCCGCGCCTTCCTCGGCATGCGGGTCTCCGGCCTGATCCTGGTCAGCCAGGGCCCCTCGCAGCGCGCCGCCGAGGAGTTCGCCGCGATGGAGGGGGCGAAGGTGGTGCTGCTGCACCGCCGCCCCGAGGCGATCGACGACGTCGCGGTGGTCACCGACGACGTGGGCGGCGCCGAGGCCGTCGTCCGCCACCTGCTGGAGGTGCACGGGCACCCGTACGTGGCCTGCTTCGGCGGCCCGGTGGAGTCCCCCGCCCCCGGCGACCCGGTCATCGACCACGTCGAGGGCTGGCAGCGCGCCATGGACGCCCACGGCGTCCCCACCGCGCCGCACCTGATCGACGCGCCCTTCCACCGCTACGGCGCGTACGACGTCGCGCTCGGCGTGCTGCGCCGGCCGGACCGGCCGCGGGCGATCTTCTGCTCCACCGACGACCAGGCCATCGGCGTGCTGCGGGCCGCCCGCGAGGTCGGCCTGCGGGTCCCCGAGGACCTCGCGGTGGCCGGCTTCGACGACGTGCCCGAGGCCGCGCTCGCCGACCCGCCGCTGACCACCGTCGCCTCCGACCGCGACGCGATGGCCCGGGCCGCCGTGGACCTGGTGCTGGACGACTCCCTGATGGTGCCCGGATCGGACACCGAGCGGGTCCGCAAGTTCCCGTCCCGCCTGGTCATCCGCCGTTCCTGCGGCTGCGACGGCGCCGCGCCCGGCCGGGCGCTGCCGGAGTAG
- a CDS encoding S1C family serine protease encodes MSEQQQHPDEHYGPYEQPRIIEGTVLGGGAGSTDPRTGYGQDHGYGYREDHSGGSFDGPPPPPPMPPEPPTLLGYPSAEGPEGPEGHGNRARRGLLRGRLALVTAVAAIAAVIGGVTGGVVAADRQSSDTRVGTIASPVSARTDGSANVPAIAAAVSPSVVQITVKSGNGTATGTGVVLNGSGQILTNYHVIDTANAGGRITVTFKDGSTAPATVTGTDKNLDVAVITATGARNLTPAVLGDSSTVAVGDPVVAIGNPDGLTGTVTSGIISAENRDVTVQLDEGTTSGNGGFGFPNLPGLRGSLPQQQGGGDTTTYKAFQTDAALNPGNSGGPLINANGQVIAINSAMYAPNGANSTAGGGSSTAGSVGLGFAIPINDIKQVLPKLEAGERL; translated from the coding sequence ATGAGCGAACAGCAGCAGCACCCCGACGAGCACTACGGCCCGTACGAGCAGCCCCGCATCATCGAGGGCACCGTGCTCGGCGGCGGCGCCGGCAGCACCGACCCGCGCACCGGGTACGGTCAGGACCACGGCTACGGCTACCGCGAGGACCACTCCGGCGGCAGCTTCGACGGACCGCCCCCTCCCCCGCCCATGCCCCCCGAGCCGCCCACCCTGCTCGGGTACCCCTCCGCCGAGGGCCCCGAGGGCCCCGAGGGCCACGGCAACCGCGCCCGGCGCGGCCTGCTGCGCGGACGGCTCGCCCTGGTCACCGCCGTCGCCGCGATCGCCGCCGTCATCGGCGGGGTCACCGGCGGGGTCGTCGCCGCCGACCGGCAGTCCTCCGACACCAGGGTCGGCACCATCGCCAGCCCGGTCTCCGCCCGCACCGACGGCAGCGCCAACGTGCCGGCCATCGCCGCCGCCGTCTCGCCCAGCGTCGTCCAGATCACCGTCAAGAGCGGCAACGGCACCGCCACCGGCACCGGCGTCGTCCTGAACGGCAGCGGCCAGATCCTCACCAACTACCACGTGATCGACACCGCGAACGCCGGCGGCCGGATCACCGTCACCTTCAAGGACGGCTCCACCGCCCCCGCCACCGTCACCGGCACCGACAAGAACCTCGACGTCGCCGTGATCACCGCGACCGGCGCCAGGAACCTCACCCCCGCCGTCCTCGGCGACTCCTCCACCGTGGCCGTCGGCGACCCCGTCGTCGCCATCGGCAACCCCGACGGCCTCACCGGCACCGTCACCTCCGGGATCATCAGCGCCGAGAACCGCGACGTCACCGTCCAGCTCGACGAGGGCACCACCAGCGGCAACGGCGGCTTCGGCTTCCCCAACCTGCCCGGCCTGCGCGGCAGCCTCCCGCAGCAGCAGGGCGGCGGCGACACCACCACCTACAAGGCCTTCCAGACCGACGCCGCCCTCAACCCCGGCAACTCCGGCGGCCCGCTGATCAACGCCAACGGCCAGGTCATCGCCATCAACTCGGCCATGTACGCGCCCAACGGCGCCAACTCCACCGCCGGCGGCGGCAGCAGCACGGCCGGCAGCGTCGGCCTCGGCTTCGCCATTCCGATCAACGACATCAAGCAGGTCCTGCCGAAGCTCGAAGCCGGCGAGCGCCTGTGA